Proteins co-encoded in one Marinobacter gudaonensis genomic window:
- a CDS encoding M48 family metallopeptidase, whose product MKLLMIPLLAMALLTGCQESPTGRNRLALVPDAVMADMGQDSFEQMKQQNTVVTRPEVNRLVQCITGELVAAARTEYPQAPAPESWEVVVFEASSPNAFALPGGKIGVHTGLLRIAENPSQLATVIGHEIAHLLADHGNERLTQQLGVQAGMLLVGLFTESEIAEDQIQQALGIGAQLGLTLPFSRAHEEEADLMGLSIMARAGFKPEESVQLWQNMAQASGAQPLEFLSTHPNHDTRITALRNQLEAARSISEKVPPARCQI is encoded by the coding sequence GTGAAGTTACTGATGATCCCCTTGCTGGCCATGGCCCTGCTCACCGGTTGCCAGGAATCCCCTACTGGCCGGAACCGTCTGGCACTGGTGCCCGATGCAGTGATGGCCGACATGGGCCAGGACAGTTTTGAGCAGATGAAGCAGCAGAATACCGTGGTCACCCGCCCCGAGGTGAACCGGCTGGTGCAGTGCATCACCGGCGAACTGGTGGCGGCTGCCCGCACCGAGTACCCGCAGGCCCCCGCGCCCGAGAGCTGGGAAGTGGTGGTGTTCGAGGCTTCGAGCCCAAACGCCTTTGCCCTTCCGGGCGGAAAAATCGGCGTGCACACCGGCCTGCTCCGGATCGCCGAAAATCCGTCCCAGCTGGCCACCGTGATCGGCCATGAAATTGCCCATTTACTGGCCGACCACGGCAATGAGCGCCTGACCCAACAGCTGGGCGTGCAAGCCGGCATGCTGCTGGTGGGCCTGTTCACCGAGAGCGAGATTGCCGAGGATCAGATCCAGCAGGCCCTCGGGATTGGCGCCCAACTGGGCCTGACCCTGCCATTCAGCCGCGCCCATGAAGAGGAGGCCGACCTGATGGGCCTGAGCATCATGGCAAGAGCCGGCTTCAAGCCCGAGGAAAGTGTTCAGCTGTGGCAAAACATGGCGCAGGCGTCCGGCGCCCAGCCACTGGAATTTCTGTCCACGCACCCCAACCACGATACCCGCATAACCGCGCTCCGGAATCAGCTGGAGGCGGCGAGGTCGATATCCGAAAAGGTCCCACCGGCCCGGTGCCAGATCTGA
- a CDS encoding DUF2244 domain-containing protein produces MVERLPCPDGLRLVLTPNRSLSWHGNVRIWIGLFVVSALITTGFSLAGAWVIIPFAGLELIALACGIYITSRACQRQEVLVISDENIRLEKGIRRKQSEWTLPRRYVRLSVHSPRHPFTPARLFLSHRDTQVSLGGFLNLEDTEELLDILEHRGLLIERKEPDADIGLWF; encoded by the coding sequence ATGGTGGAACGTCTGCCCTGCCCGGACGGTCTCCGGCTGGTTCTGACACCCAACCGCTCCCTGAGCTGGCATGGTAATGTCAGGATCTGGATCGGGCTGTTTGTGGTCTCTGCGCTCATCACAACCGGCTTCAGCCTTGCCGGCGCCTGGGTGATCATTCCCTTTGCCGGTCTGGAACTGATTGCCCTGGCCTGCGGCATCTATATAACCTCACGGGCCTGCCAGCGCCAGGAGGTGCTGGTCATCAGCGACGAGAACATTCGCCTGGAAAAGGGCATCCGGCGCAAGCAATCCGAATGGACCCTGCCCAGACGCTACGTCAGGCTCAGTGTCCACTCGCCGCGCCATCCTTTCACACCCGCCAGACTGTTCCTGAGCCATCGGGATACCCAGGTCTCTTTGGGTGGTTTCCTCAACCTTGAGGACACCGAAGAGCTTCTCGATATCCTCGAACACCGCGGACTTTTGATTGAACGAAAAGAGCCCGATGCGGACATCGGGCTCTGGTTCTGA
- a CDS encoding substrate-binding periplasmic protein, protein MPTDYSSVSSRVIKYLRNGVVALSLSAIAIPALASERLYIFTENYPPYNTSETGKGYAHSEEDISGICADMVKAMLSRVNYDYVMKMRAWSYAYNWVQDRENHGLFCTARTDEREDQFQWVGPLASIKWTLFAAPDSDLTLDSLADAKNLNIAGYKGDVMSEYLVDQGFNVVMGVSSDVNARRLTLGQADLWVTDGLVGPLMAEEEHDITGLKPVLVFRETPMYLAFSTNTDPRIVADLQKALDEARAAGDIDRIVASYE, encoded by the coding sequence ATGCCCACTGACTACTCATCGGTTTCCTCCCGGGTTATCAAATACCTCCGAAACGGCGTTGTCGCGTTGTCGCTGTCGGCCATTGCCATCCCGGCACTGGCGTCCGAGCGTCTGTATATCTTCACCGAGAACTACCCGCCCTATAACACCTCTGAAACCGGTAAGGGCTATGCTCACAGCGAGGAAGATATCAGTGGCATCTGCGCCGATATGGTCAAGGCCATGCTCAGCCGGGTGAACTACGACTACGTCATGAAGATGCGGGCCTGGAGCTATGCCTACAACTGGGTTCAGGACCGGGAGAACCATGGGCTTTTCTGCACCGCCCGCACCGACGAGCGCGAGGACCAGTTTCAGTGGGTGGGCCCATTGGCCTCGATCAAGTGGACGCTGTTTGCCGCTCCGGATTCCGATCTGACCCTGGATTCACTGGCGGACGCGAAAAATCTCAACATTGCAGGCTACAAGGGCGACGTCATGTCGGAGTACCTGGTGGATCAGGGCTTCAACGTTGTGATGGGCGTCTCCAGCGATGTCAACGCGCGGAGACTCACCCTGGGCCAGGCGGATCTGTGGGTGACCGACGGTCTGGTCGGCCCGCTGATGGCGGAAGAGGAGCATGACATCACCGGTCTCAAACCGGTGCTTGTGTTCCGTGAAACGCCCATGTATCTGGCTTTCAGTACCAACACCGACCCACGCATCGTTGCCGATCTCCAGAAGGCTCTGGATGAAGCCCGGGCAGCCGGTGATATCGACAGGATCGTCGCCAGCTACGAGTGA
- a CDS encoding diacylglycerol/lipid kinase family protein — translation MTYWLVCNAKSGDGERDCNFWLARLAQAGIAHPRCCDFEERDWQHELRPDDTLIVAGGDGSVNLGARVCREKQATLAILPSGTANDFARNLALPAEPEALCELIARGSTQQVDVAEHGDGIFLNVAHIGLGTLPSRESRTTDKRFLGRFSYGAQLLRRINARRGFRAIIECDKGVVQGRWLSIAIASGAFFGGGNEIPEASANDGQLDVIAVRPRPLLQLLLTFLTVRLNRQSPRRTSTLVHLKGTHCRVQTRKPKTVTADGDVVSETPLHVRLHKGALKVVAPVVVNTGPSK, via the coding sequence ATGACCTACTGGCTGGTTTGCAATGCAAAATCGGGCGATGGCGAGCGTGACTGCAATTTCTGGCTGGCTCGCCTTGCGCAGGCGGGTATCGCGCACCCACGTTGTTGCGACTTCGAGGAGCGCGACTGGCAGCACGAACTGCGCCCGGACGACACGCTGATCGTTGCCGGTGGCGATGGCTCGGTGAATCTTGGCGCTCGCGTGTGTCGCGAGAAGCAGGCTACCCTGGCTATTCTGCCGTCGGGAACCGCCAACGATTTTGCCCGTAATCTGGCGCTACCGGCGGAGCCAGAGGCCCTGTGCGAATTGATTGCCCGGGGCTCGACCCAGCAGGTGGATGTCGCGGAGCATGGAGATGGCATTTTCCTGAACGTGGCTCATATCGGGCTGGGTACGCTGCCTTCAAGGGAGTCGCGCACCACCGATAAGCGGTTTCTCGGCCGTTTCAGCTATGGCGCCCAACTGCTTCGACGGATCAATGCCCGGCGTGGCTTCCGGGCCATCATTGAGTGCGATAAAGGCGTGGTTCAGGGCCGGTGGCTTTCCATCGCCATCGCCAGTGGCGCGTTTTTCGGCGGTGGTAATGAAATTCCCGAGGCCTCTGCAAACGATGGCCAACTGGATGTCATTGCGGTTCGTCCGCGTCCCCTGTTGCAACTTTTGCTCACCTTCCTCACGGTTCGCCTCAACCGCCAGTCGCCCCGTCGTACCAGTACTCTGGTGCATCTTAAAGGCACCCACTGTCGGGTTCAGACCCGCAAACCCAAGACCGTGACGGCCGACGGCGATGTGGTCTCTGAAACGCCTCTGCACGTACGTCTGCACAAAGGTGCCCTGAAGGTGGTGGCGCCTGTTGTTGTAAATACAGGGCCGAGCAAATAA
- a CDS encoding haloalkane dehalogenase: MDFVRTPEKRFERLLDYPFDPHYLHVGGLRMHYVDEGPAEARPILMMHGEPSWSYLYRHMIPVCAAAGHRVIAPDLIGFGKSDKPTNLSDYSYQQHMDWMQSFLDQLDLKDITLVCQDWGSLLGLRLAAENPDRFRAIVVGNGMLPTGDQKAPAAFKVWKNFALHSPWFPIARIINTGCFRKLGPDEMRAYDAPFPGKKYKAGARAFPRLVPMHPNDPASEANRNAWKVLERWEKPFLTTFSNGDPITRGGDQYMQKRIPGAKDQPHVTLKGGHFLQEDSPVPFARAINSLLETLA; encoded by the coding sequence ATGGATTTCGTCAGAACTCCCGAAAAGCGTTTTGAACGCCTGCTCGACTACCCTTTTGATCCCCACTACCTGCATGTGGGTGGTCTGCGGATGCACTATGTGGACGAGGGGCCTGCCGAAGCCCGCCCCATTCTCATGATGCACGGGGAACCTTCGTGGTCGTACCTGTACCGCCACATGATTCCTGTGTGCGCAGCGGCAGGCCACCGGGTGATCGCGCCGGACCTGATCGGTTTCGGTAAATCCGACAAACCCACGAACCTCAGCGATTACAGCTACCAGCAGCACATGGACTGGATGCAGTCGTTCCTCGACCAGCTGGACCTGAAGGACATCACCCTGGTGTGCCAGGACTGGGGCTCACTGCTGGGGTTGCGCCTGGCGGCGGAGAATCCCGACCGGTTCCGGGCTATTGTGGTCGGTAATGGCATGCTGCCCACTGGCGATCAGAAGGCGCCGGCAGCGTTCAAGGTGTGGAAAAATTTTGCGCTGCACAGCCCTTGGTTCCCCATTGCCCGGATCATCAACACCGGCTGTTTCCGGAAGCTGGGACCGGATGAAATGCGCGCCTACGACGCGCCCTTTCCGGGCAAGAAATACAAGGCGGGGGCCCGGGCCTTCCCAAGGCTGGTGCCCATGCACCCGAACGACCCGGCCAGCGAGGCCAATCGCAACGCCTGGAAAGTGCTGGAACGCTGGGAAAAACCGTTCCTGACCACCTTCAGCAACGGCGACCCGATCACCCGGGGTGGGGACCAGTACATGCAAAAGCGGATTCCCGGCGCGAAAGACCAGCCCCACGTAACTCTCAAGGGCGGCCACTTCCTGCAGGAGGATTCACCGGTTCCCTTCGCCCGGGCGATCAACAGTCTGCTTGAAACCCTGGCCTGA
- the rarD gene encoding EamA family transporter RarD translates to MTETTRGVWYGLSAYSIWGCFPLFFALFQGVPAFEILVHRIIWSCVFLALVITGLRRWPAVRAALGDPSQLWRVLACAVLIAANWGIYIYAVETRHVLQASLGYFLTPLVNVALGMLVLRERMGTWQMVAVVLAGIGILIQLVLLGELPWLSIGLALSFGTYGLVRKQVLLDGLSGLFVETLLLLPPALLVFGWLVAEGASHFTGSLHNGSLLLASGVVTAIPLLLFAGAARRLRLATVGFLMYINPTLQFAIALLVFSEPISEAQLMSFLVIWIALCLYSWSSWHYRPRVPVRQE, encoded by the coding sequence ATGACCGAAACCACCAGGGGCGTCTGGTATGGCCTGAGCGCCTATTCCATCTGGGGCTGCTTTCCATTGTTCTTTGCCCTTTTCCAGGGCGTACCGGCCTTCGAGATTCTCGTGCACCGGATCATCTGGTCGTGTGTGTTTCTGGCCCTGGTGATCACGGGGTTGCGACGCTGGCCTGCGGTTAGGGCAGCGCTCGGGGATCCCTCACAGCTTTGGCGGGTGCTGGCCTGTGCCGTCCTGATTGCTGCCAACTGGGGCATCTATATCTACGCGGTTGAGACCCGGCACGTGCTGCAGGCCAGCCTCGGCTACTTCCTGACACCGCTGGTGAATGTTGCCCTGGGCATGCTGGTGCTGCGTGAACGCATGGGCACCTGGCAAATGGTGGCGGTGGTGCTGGCGGGAATCGGTATTCTCATCCAGCTCGTTCTGCTCGGGGAGTTGCCCTGGCTTTCCATCGGCCTGGCGTTGAGCTTCGGCACCTACGGGCTGGTGCGCAAACAGGTGCTGCTGGACGGCCTTTCGGGCCTGTTTGTGGAAACCCTGTTGCTGCTGCCGCCGGCTCTGCTGGTGTTTGGCTGGCTGGTGGCAGAGGGCGCGTCGCACTTCACCGGCAGTCTCCACAACGGCAGCCTGCTGCTTGCCAGCGGTGTGGTCACCGCCATCCCGCTGCTGCTGTTTGCCGGTGCCGCCCGTCGGCTGCGGCTGGCCACCGTGGGATTTCTCATGTACATCAACCCGACCCTCCAGTTTGCTATCGCCCTGCTGGTGTTCTCCGAGCCAATCAGCGAGGCGCAGTTGATGAGTTTTCTCGTCATCTGGATTGCCCTTTGCCTTTACAGCTGGTCATCCTGGCACTACCGGCCGCGGGTGCCGGTGCGCCAGGAATGA
- a CDS encoding DMT family transporter, translated as MRSLFFSFFVPALFVWLWSTGFIGAKYGLPYAEPFTLLLIRMLLTLVLLAGLALIMKTRWPGWRSAGHLAVTGLLVHGFYLGGVYYAIQDGMASGIVSLIVGLQPLVTAAAAVVILREAVSARQWAGLALGLVGVALVLFEKYGTGGQGPGYSPWSLLWAVLALAGISMGTVYQKRFGTSADLVAGSLIQFSAAAALFTLGAFALETREVEWSLQLQLSMAWLVVGLSIGAVLLLMWLIRQGAASQVASLFYLVPPVTALEAYFLFDERLGGLAMSGGLIAIVGVALVVTQKKPS; from the coding sequence ATGCGTTCACTGTTCTTCTCGTTCTTTGTTCCGGCCCTGTTTGTCTGGCTTTGGAGCACTGGCTTCATCGGCGCCAAATACGGGCTGCCCTACGCAGAGCCGTTCACCCTGCTACTGATTCGCATGCTGTTGACCCTGGTGCTGCTGGCAGGCCTGGCGCTGATCATGAAGACCCGCTGGCCCGGGTGGCGCAGTGCCGGGCATCTGGCTGTCACCGGCCTGCTGGTGCACGGCTTTTACCTCGGCGGCGTGTACTACGCGATTCAGGACGGCATGGCTTCAGGCATCGTGTCACTGATCGTAGGGCTTCAGCCCCTGGTCACGGCGGCAGCGGCGGTGGTGATTCTGCGCGAGGCGGTGAGTGCCCGCCAGTGGGCTGGTCTGGCCCTGGGGCTGGTGGGTGTGGCGCTGGTGCTGTTCGAGAAATACGGCACCGGCGGCCAGGGTCCGGGCTATTCGCCGTGGAGTCTGTTGTGGGCGGTGCTTGCGCTGGCCGGTATTTCCATGGGCACCGTGTACCAGAAACGCTTTGGCACCAGCGCAGATCTGGTGGCCGGCTCGCTGATCCAGTTCTCGGCGGCGGCCGCCCTGTTTACCCTCGGAGCCTTTGCCCTGGAAACCCGCGAGGTGGAGTGGAGCCTGCAACTGCAGCTGTCCATGGCGTGGCTGGTGGTGGGTTTGTCCATTGGCGCGGTACTGCTGCTGATGTGGCTGATTCGCCAGGGGGCGGCATCGCAGGTGGCCAGCCTCTTCTACCTGGTGCCACCGGTGACCGCCCTGGAGGCCTATTTCCTGTTCGATGAACGCCTGGGCGGGCTGGCCATGTCCGGCGGCCTGATTGCCATCGTTGGCGTGGCTCTGGTGGTCACCCAGAAGAAACCCTCATGA
- a CDS encoding TVP38/TMEM64 family protein, translated as MSNWKKSPFLLMAGSIGLVGLIVGLLYAFGVHQQVVELLQWFDTQGAWAALMFIAIMVIAMVCLLPGVLLTTGAGFVFGVLEGTAYVVVGTTLGSALAFLIARQFLGDHARVYIRDRARLSMVSNEMAPHGWKIVLLTRLIPFFPGKLSNYLFGLTRFSFGGFVAGTFVGVIPFSLHNVYLGSLAADLSTIGVRESARTPLEWGIYGAGFLGTVVAVVFLNRLARRALARYRMETEPTEQEASE; from the coding sequence ATGAGCAACTGGAAAAAGTCTCCCTTTTTGCTGATGGCAGGCAGCATCGGCCTGGTGGGGCTGATTGTCGGCTTGCTGTATGCCTTTGGCGTGCACCAGCAGGTGGTGGAGCTGCTGCAGTGGTTTGATACCCAGGGCGCCTGGGCGGCGCTGATGTTCATTGCCATCATGGTGATTGCCATGGTGTGCCTGCTGCCGGGCGTTCTGCTTACCACCGGCGCAGGATTCGTGTTCGGCGTGCTGGAAGGCACTGCCTACGTGGTGGTGGGCACCACCCTGGGCTCGGCACTTGCGTTCCTGATCGCCCGCCAGTTCCTCGGGGACCACGCCCGGGTTTACATACGCGACCGCGCCAGGCTGTCCATGGTCAGCAACGAGATGGCGCCCCACGGCTGGAAGATTGTGCTGCTGACCCGGCTGATTCCGTTTTTTCCCGGAAAGCTGTCCAACTACCTGTTCGGTCTGACTCGATTTTCGTTTGGCGGTTTTGTGGCCGGCACCTTCGTTGGGGTGATCCCCTTCTCCCTTCACAACGTCTACCTTGGTTCACTGGCCGCCGATCTTTCCACCATTGGCGTGCGCGAAAGCGCCCGTACCCCGTTGGAATGGGGGATCTACGGGGCCGGCTTTCTCGGCACGGTGGTTGCGGTGGTATTCCTGAACCGGTTGGCCCGGCGGGCCCTGGCCCGCTACCGGATGGAGACCGAACCCACTGAACAGGAGGCCTCTGAATGA
- a CDS encoding TIGR02647 family protein, translated as MPFSVDHLAELNLLGQFPSTSNQEGLKVHAHTAAPETVRAAESLHAKGLISQKDGGYLTPLGAEAVELTQKLQSILSSA; from the coding sequence ATGCCATTTTCTGTCGATCACCTGGCGGAACTCAACCTGTTGGGCCAGTTTCCTTCCACTTCCAACCAGGAGGGCCTGAAAGTGCACGCACACACCGCGGCGCCGGAAACCGTCAGGGCCGCTGAGAGCCTTCATGCCAAGGGGCTGATCAGCCAGAAAGATGGCGGCTACCTGACACCGTTGGGTGCCGAGGCCGTTGAACTGACCCAGAAGCTCCAGTCGATTCTCAGCAGCGCCTGA
- a CDS encoding pseudouridine synthase: MKLSRILSNRNGISRQQANALIAAGRVTVDGSRCREAARDIGRFSRVLVDNEPFQTGETARYFMLNKPAGILSATRDPAHETVLDLIAPELRAGLHIAGRLDRASTGLLILTNDGVWSRRLTEPVVKLPKVYRVTTRDLIRADTHHRFAEGIWFAYEGIRTSPSEIDPIGSREARVTIYEGRYHQVKRMFHAVGNQVTSLHRERMGAICLDDRLMAGQYRPLTAEEIASVP; encoded by the coding sequence ATGAAGCTGTCCCGAATCCTCAGTAATCGCAATGGCATCAGCCGCCAGCAGGCGAATGCCCTGATTGCTGCCGGGCGAGTGACGGTGGATGGCAGCCGTTGTCGTGAAGCAGCCCGGGACATCGGCCGGTTTTCCCGGGTGCTGGTTGATAACGAGCCGTTTCAGACCGGGGAAACAGCGCGCTACTTCATGCTCAACAAGCCGGCCGGAATTCTCAGCGCCACCCGGGACCCGGCCCACGAGACAGTCCTGGACCTGATTGCGCCCGAGCTCCGAGCCGGGCTGCACATTGCCGGCCGCCTGGACCGGGCCAGCACCGGCCTGCTTATCCTGACCAACGATGGGGTGTGGTCTCGTCGTTTGACGGAGCCGGTCGTCAAGCTGCCAAAAGTCTACCGGGTCACCACTCGGGACCTGATCCGCGCCGACACTCATCACCGATTTGCCGAGGGCATCTGGTTTGCGTATGAGGGCATCAGGACATCGCCCTCAGAAATAGACCCCATCGGCTCCAGGGAAGCCCGCGTGACCATCTACGAGGGCCGATACCATCAGGTGAAGAGAATGTTCCACGCGGTCGGCAACCAGGTCACCTCCCTGCACAGGGAACGCATGGGCGCAATCTGCCTGGATGACCGGTTAATGGCTGGCCAGTACAGGCCCCTGACCGCCGAAGAGATTGCCTCTGTGCCTTGA
- a CDS encoding dicarboxylate/amino acid:cation symporter: protein MEKDSGASYPRPLRHLSVYLSGLVQGRLWLKVLIGMLLGLVVGTLLGPSVGLVAPATGTLIGNWLAFPGQLFLATIQMIVIPLVIASVVRGLAASEDLSQLRKLGLRVTTFFVITTAMAAAIGLWVGGLMNPGEMMKGLAVTTASEPVTAAAMPSINDLPKTLIGLLPGNPLDAMVEGQMLQVVIFSIIVGVALVSMAPEKSRPMLDLLDSLQQICMTVVRWAMRLAPFAVFGLMAQLTATIGFRAMLGMASYVLTVLVGLLVLLGVYLVILKLLVGQPPLKFLKDTRDVLLLAFSTSSSAAVMPLSIRTAEDKLGVRPSISQFVIPLGATINMNGTALYQAVATIFLAQVYGIELGTGSMALVVAMAVGASIGSPATPGVGIVILAMVLQTVGVPPSGIALIMGVDRILDMCRTSINVTGDLVTCRLMENWAGKRLTDEPHRAD, encoded by the coding sequence ATGGAGAAGGATTCGGGTGCCTCTTACCCGCGACCACTGCGTCATCTAAGCGTCTACCTGTCCGGACTTGTTCAGGGTCGCCTGTGGCTCAAAGTCCTGATTGGCATGCTTCTGGGCCTGGTGGTTGGCACCTTGCTGGGCCCGTCGGTTGGCCTGGTGGCGCCGGCCACCGGCACTTTGATCGGTAACTGGCTGGCGTTCCCGGGCCAGCTCTTTCTCGCCACCATCCAGATGATCGTGATTCCCCTGGTGATTGCCTCGGTGGTGCGTGGTCTGGCTGCCAGCGAGGATTTGTCGCAGCTGCGCAAACTCGGCCTGCGGGTAACTACCTTCTTTGTCATTACCACTGCCATGGCGGCGGCCATCGGGCTGTGGGTGGGCGGCCTGATGAATCCCGGCGAGATGATGAAGGGGTTGGCTGTTACAACGGCCTCCGAACCGGTCACGGCGGCCGCCATGCCCAGCATCAATGATCTGCCGAAAACCCTCATAGGCCTGCTGCCCGGCAACCCGCTGGATGCCATGGTGGAGGGCCAGATGCTGCAGGTGGTGATCTTCTCGATCATTGTCGGCGTTGCCCTGGTCAGCATGGCCCCCGAGAAATCCCGGCCAATGCTGGATCTGCTCGATTCCCTGCAACAGATCTGCATGACGGTCGTTCGCTGGGCCATGCGCCTGGCACCCTTCGCGGTTTTCGGACTGATGGCACAACTCACCGCCACCATCGGCTTCAGGGCCATGCTCGGGATGGCCTCCTACGTGCTGACAGTGCTGGTGGGCCTGCTGGTGCTATTGGGAGTCTACCTGGTGATCCTGAAACTGCTGGTGGGCCAGCCACCGCTGAAATTCCTGAAGGACACCCGCGATGTCCTGCTTCTGGCCTTCTCAACCTCCAGCTCGGCCGCGGTCATGCCGCTTTCCATACGCACCGCCGAGGACAAGCTGGGGGTGCGTCCATCCATTTCTCAGTTCGTGATTCCGCTTGGCGCCACCATAAACATGAACGGCACGGCGCTCTATCAGGCCGTCGCCACCATCTTTCTGGCGCAGGTGTACGGTATCGAACTGGGAACAGGCAGCATGGCACTCGTGGTGGCCATGGCGGTAGGCGCTTCCATTGGTTCACCGGCAACGCCGGGCGTGGGCATCGTGATCCTGGCGATGGTGCTCCAGACCGTGGGGGTGCCACCAAGCGGCATTGCCCTGATCATGGGCGTGGACCGGATCCTGGATATGTGCCGGACGTCGATCAACGTCACCGGCGACCTCGTTACCTGCCGGCTTATGGAGAACTGGGCGGGGAAACGCCTGACCGACGAGCCCCACCGTGCTGATTGA
- a CDS encoding sll1863 family stress response protein, whose translation MPNRLRSLIILALFTLPLASVHAESSETDSPSVETLKQETEDLGEALKNYGADQKEQAEESINRTLSAIDKRIEELEQQLSENWDDMSDTARERAQKSLESLREQRARVADWYEELKSSSASAWERAREGFSEAWDAFSERWNATEKQLDKESDKRSESI comes from the coding sequence ATGCCTAACCGCCTCAGAAGTCTTATTATCCTTGCGCTTTTTACTCTGCCGCTGGCATCGGTTCACGCCGAGTCGTCCGAGACTGACTCGCCGAGCGTGGAGACACTGAAGCAGGAAACCGAAGACCTGGGCGAGGCCCTGAAAAACTACGGTGCCGACCAGAAAGAGCAGGCCGAGGAGTCGATCAATAGGACCTTGTCCGCGATCGACAAACGGATCGAGGAGCTGGAGCAGCAGCTTTCCGAAAACTGGGACGACATGAGCGACACGGCCCGGGAACGGGCCCAGAAGAGCCTGGAATCCCTGCGCGAGCAACGGGCACGGGTGGCGGACTGGTATGAAGAGCTCAAGTCCAGCTCGGCCTCGGCCTGGGAGCGCGCCCGCGAGGGCTTTTCGGAGGCCTGGGATGCTTTCTCCGAGCGCTGGAATGCCACGGAAAAGCAGCTGGATAAAGAGTCCGACAAGCGTTCAGAAAGCATCTGA
- a CDS encoding putative bifunctional diguanylate cyclase/phosphodiesterase, which produces MKHAHSRLPEPGSASISRITGEPGNPLEDKVITLEGSYCSLCGPLTNLPVRQNLSAAIERSVQKGIRAAIMVVKVGDLTEINHWHGYEVGDQVIRTVMERIEASLHESDFVGRLGGGHFLVFLNHRMEREALAERVQSLLAAVSDPMKFGPGPLLINASAGVSLMPDDADSADELLRNSELALRKAGTGRARFFSQDLQAHLAGYAEVRSALVGALEREEFFLVYQPQVCAVIGRVLGVEALLRWQSPALGQVPPDRFIPVAENVGLMPRLGDWVLASACRQAGQWRAEGKSLRVAVNISATQLEDSQFSDRVRAILAEQALPAEWLELEVTESMLVGDVAECQRALQAIRRAGVKLALDDFGTGYSNLAYLRHFTFDTLKIDRLFTNAMNNDSSGDALVRAIVATGSELGLDIVAEGVETAEQAEALRKLGCSRMQGYYFSRPVPAAEISVMPGIDAADEAPTLL; this is translated from the coding sequence ATGAAACATGCCCACTCCCGTCTTCCCGAGCCAGGCAGCGCCAGTATAAGCAGGATAACGGGCGAACCTGGCAACCCACTGGAGGATAAAGTCATCACCTTGGAGGGCTCGTATTGCAGCCTCTGCGGGCCACTGACCAACCTGCCCGTTCGCCAGAACCTGTCGGCCGCTATCGAGCGGTCAGTGCAGAAGGGCATTCGCGCCGCGATAATGGTGGTGAAGGTTGGTGATCTTACCGAGATCAACCACTGGCACGGTTATGAGGTTGGTGATCAGGTCATAAGAACGGTCATGGAACGGATCGAAGCGTCCCTGCATGAGAGTGATTTCGTCGGCCGACTGGGTGGCGGCCATTTCCTGGTTTTTCTGAATCACCGAATGGAGCGGGAAGCATTGGCTGAGCGCGTCCAGTCTCTGCTGGCCGCCGTCTCCGACCCCATGAAGTTCGGGCCCGGTCCGTTACTGATCAATGCCAGTGCCGGAGTGAGCCTGATGCCCGACGATGCCGATAGCGCAGACGAGCTCTTGCGTAATTCGGAGCTGGCCCTCAGAAAGGCCGGGACAGGACGTGCCCGGTTCTTCTCGCAGGACCTCCAGGCGCATCTCGCGGGCTACGCTGAAGTTCGCTCTGCCCTGGTCGGAGCTCTCGAACGAGAGGAGTTCTTCCTCGTCTATCAGCCGCAAGTGTGCGCCGTTATCGGACGTGTGCTGGGTGTCGAGGCGTTGCTTAGGTGGCAGTCACCGGCCCTGGGCCAAGTGCCGCCAGATCGCTTCATACCGGTAGCCGAGAATGTGGGCCTGATGCCCCGGTTGGGGGACTGGGTATTGGCCAGCGCCTGTCGCCAGGCCGGCCAGTGGCGGGCCGAGGGCAAGTCTCTGCGCGTGGCGGTTAACATCAGCGCCACCCAGTTGGAAGACTCGCAGTTTTCTGATCGGGTGCGGGCGATTCTTGCGGAGCAGGCGTTGCCAGCAGAGTGGCTGGAGCTTGAGGTGACCGAAAGCATGCTGGTGGGCGATGTGGCGGAGTGCCAGCGCGCACTGCAGGCAATCCGGCGTGCTGGCGTGAAACTGGCCCTGGATGATTTCGGCACCGGGTATTCCAACCTCGCCTACCTGCGGCACTTCACCTTTGACACCCTTAAGATCGACCGGTTGTTCACTAATGCCATGAATAACGATAGCTCGGGTGACGCGCTCGTTCGTGCCATCGTGGCGACGGGTTCGGAGCTGGGCCTCGATATCGTCGCCGAAGGTGTCGAGACAGCGGAACAGGCCGAGGCACTCCGTAAACTGGGCTGCTCCCGCATGCAGGGCTATTATTTCAGTCGCCCGGTTCCCGCCGCTGAAATCTCGGTAATGCCCGGTATCGATGCTGCAGACGAGGCTCCAACGTTGCTATAG